A window of Pedococcus aerophilus contains these coding sequences:
- a CDS encoding glycosyltransferase family 4 protein: MRILLLTHYYAPEGGAPQQRWGALAEHFLAAGHELTVIAPAPHYPHGSLLPEHAAMAPGAVHSGPHGETVHRVAFRGYAGDVGSRFVDQVVAARAAVRTARTTAAGSRPQVVVATVPSLPMLWAGRRVAARLGVPVVAEMRDAWPDLLTVADEWDAVSAGRGRQAVRRVSRGGLAGVGRATTYEQRRADAVVTTTDTFAQVLRDRGLGRVHVVRNGAHPVPGYDGHTPRDAADGTLNVLYAGTMGRAQGLATAVQAAALAGGRGTRVRLRLVGDGADRAQLVALAAAERVEVEFVEPVPRAAMGEHYAWCDTVLVSLRPWPALELTVPSKLYEAMALGVHVTGSVAGEAADIITGSHVGHVATPGDPAALAEVWESVAADRSLLDPGTDGIAWVGEHAEDSRLAADYLEILDGVVTGRG, encoded by the coding sequence GTGAGGATCCTGCTGCTCACGCACTACTACGCCCCCGAGGGTGGCGCCCCGCAGCAGCGGTGGGGCGCGCTGGCCGAGCACTTCCTCGCCGCCGGGCACGAGCTGACCGTCATCGCCCCCGCTCCGCACTACCCGCACGGGAGCCTGTTGCCCGAGCACGCCGCCATGGCTCCCGGGGCGGTGCACTCCGGCCCGCACGGCGAGACCGTGCACCGGGTCGCCTTCCGGGGGTACGCCGGGGACGTCGGGTCGAGGTTCGTCGACCAGGTCGTCGCAGCACGGGCCGCGGTCCGGACCGCGCGCACCACTGCTGCCGGGTCGCGGCCGCAGGTCGTCGTCGCGACGGTGCCGTCCCTGCCGATGCTCTGGGCCGGGCGCCGGGTCGCGGCCCGCCTCGGGGTGCCGGTCGTGGCCGAGATGCGCGACGCGTGGCCGGACCTGCTCACCGTGGCCGACGAGTGGGACGCGGTCTCCGCGGGACGGGGGCGCCAGGCGGTGCGCCGTGTCTCCCGTGGCGGGCTGGCCGGGGTCGGCCGGGCCACGACCTACGAGCAGCGCCGGGCCGACGCCGTCGTGACGACCACCGACACGTTCGCCCAGGTACTGCGGGACCGCGGCCTCGGGCGGGTCCACGTCGTGCGCAACGGCGCCCACCCCGTCCCCGGCTATGACGGCCACACCCCTCGCGACGCCGCGGACGGCACCCTCAACGTGCTCTATGCCGGGACGATGGGCCGGGCCCAGGGTCTCGCGACTGCGGTGCAGGCCGCCGCCCTTGCCGGTGGCCGCGGCACGCGCGTCCGCCTGCGGCTCGTCGGTGACGGCGCCGACCGCGCCCAGCTCGTCGCGCTCGCGGCTGCTGAACGCGTCGAGGTCGAGTTCGTCGAACCGGTCCCGCGCGCAGCCATGGGCGAGCACTACGCCTGGTGCGACACGGTGCTGGTCAGCCTGCGGCCGTGGCCCGCGCTGGAGCTGACCGTTCCCTCCAAGCTGTACGAGGCGATGGCCCTCGGCGTCCACGTCACCGGTTCGGTGGCGGGCGAGGCGGCCGACATCATCACCGGGTCGCACGTCGGCCACGTCGCGACACCGGGCGATCCGGCCGCGCTGGCCGAGGTCTGGGAGTCGGTGGCCGCTGACCGCAGCCTCCTCGACCCGGGGACCGACGGCATCGCGTGGGTCGGCGAGCACGCCGAGGACTCGCGCCTCGCCGCCGACTACCTCGAGATCCTCGACGGCGTGGTGACCGGCCGTGGCTGA